In the Paenibacillus pabuli genome, one interval contains:
- a CDS encoding glycosyl hydrolase, which yields MSTSTSITWVEEAWRQGADKTIRNAQRIKDSFPHISPQGTYDQNDPEWWTAGFWPGLLWLVYGESPENVDAAPLSRIADSCERQLEGCLRNPDSVDHDLGFIWLLSGVASYRQTSSMDSRRRGMLAANLFAARFNVRGQFIRAWNFNSSTMDTRGVAIIDSMMNLPLLYWASEQSGDPRFRLLAEAHADTVAREFIRADGSICHVVEFDPHTGQKLREHGGQGHAPGSAWARGTAWALHGFALSYRYTGEARYLETAERAADFFLAMLAEDIVPFWDFRAPAEHQVAWDSSAAAIAASGLLELAKLSPRGEEYAAAGERIVRGLHERYSSGESAAEEGLIMQGTVHYPEGRGLNVPIIYGDYFYMEALAKLRGRSGLF from the coding sequence GTGAGTACATCCACATCGATAACATGGGTTGAAGAAGCATGGCGGCAGGGAGCGGACAAAACAATTCGCAACGCACAGCGAATCAAGGATTCCTTTCCACACATCTCTCCGCAGGGAACGTATGACCAGAATGATCCGGAATGGTGGACAGCCGGCTTCTGGCCAGGACTGTTATGGCTTGTGTATGGTGAGTCCCCGGAAAATGTAGATGCTGCTCCATTGTCTCGTATTGCAGATAGCTGTGAACGGCAGCTGGAGGGGTGCCTCCGCAATCCGGATTCAGTGGATCACGATCTGGGGTTCATCTGGCTGCTTAGCGGCGTAGCATCTTACCGCCAGACTAGCAGCATGGACAGCCGGCGGCGGGGGATGCTTGCTGCCAATCTATTTGCTGCTCGCTTCAATGTACGCGGTCAGTTCATTCGTGCCTGGAACTTCAACTCGTCCACGATGGATACACGCGGCGTAGCCATCATCGACAGCATGATGAACCTGCCGCTGCTTTACTGGGCATCCGAGCAGAGCGGCGACCCCCGCTTCCGCTTGCTGGCGGAAGCACATGCGGACACTGTAGCGCGCGAGTTCATCCGCGCAGACGGGTCCATCTGCCACGTGGTGGAGTTCGATCCACACACGGGGCAGAAGCTGCGAGAGCATGGCGGACAGGGCCATGCTCCGGGTTCCGCCTGGGCGCGGGGCACCGCCTGGGCGCTGCATGGTTTTGCGCTGTCTTACCGGTATACGGGCGAAGCCCGCTATCTGGAGACAGCGGAACGCGCGGCCGATTTCTTCCTCGCCATGCTTGCCGAAGATATCGTGCCGTTTTGGGATTTCCGCGCACCTGCGGAGCATCAGGTGGCGTGGGATTCGTCCGCCGCTGCGATTGCGGCGAGCGGTCTGCTTGAGCTGGCGAAGCTGTCGCCACGCGGAGAAGAGTATGCCGCAGCGGGAGAGCGCATCGTTCGCGGCCTGCATGAGCGCTACAGCTCAGGCGAGTCAGCAGCGGAAGAGGGGCTGATCATGCAGGGAACCGTGCATTACCCGGAAGGACGGGGATTGAATGTGCCGATCATCTACGGCGACTATTTCTATATGGAAGCGCTGGCGAAGCTGCGCGGGCGTTCGGGTTTGTTTTAA
- a CDS encoding heparinase II/III domain-containing protein: MTVHPGLHWTVDHITAAMRHGMSDGLELIHRWKDRLTDTWNDPVYAGFWLDLEGYEQKARTENLPELSFSLFREFRDTGERQAYEQAYFERRGRLVSLGLLVAASPSADRVHLLEDLIWRICTEQTWCLSAHIPEGEEAGARKHIDLFAAETAQMLAEMIMMLNDMLDKRIIRMVKAEIEDRIFTPLYREQRTYGWEDANHNWSAVCSGGCGVAALLLLEDEQLRAMAVQHTIRSMSAFLSGYGLDGGCAEGVGYWVYGFGFYTYFAEMLRLCSAGELDMLSESITGAIASFPGNIHLSDGVFINYSDSRERETIPSGLLSLLSERQDIRINLGLHIPLLSQDPCHRWAHALRNVLWTNPAKFERAIESGDPGAPIYLEDLSWVIARGTLAAGEHKEVRVAFSVKGGHNAEPHNHNDLGHFILHGGGENILCDPGSGEYTQAYFAPGRERIWQIGSQGHSVPVIEGTHQQSGRQAEAKMLHIKHLSPLGVEAEFDLTSAYPEAPTLTRYIRHLCWNCPPGASEAVLLLEDHYQWRQPSGIQRGEYMNEKMRVIEHFISRIRPVMHEAGVQWEGNNAVVILHYDAELWDAQIEVIETVDHDHLPQKFYRTALFLRRTPDESGNSRDHTSKETRCRLKFTIQPR, from the coding sequence ATGACGGTTCACCCTGGACTACATTGGACGGTGGATCACATCACAGCGGCTATGAGACATGGAATGTCCGATGGCTTGGAACTTATCCATCGTTGGAAAGACAGGCTCACGGACACGTGGAATGATCCTGTTTATGCCGGCTTTTGGTTGGATTTAGAAGGTTATGAACAGAAGGCGCGTACGGAGAACCTGCCTGAACTATCTTTTTCCCTATTTCGTGAGTTCAGGGATACAGGTGAGCGTCAGGCATATGAGCAGGCCTATTTTGAACGGCGCGGCAGGCTTGTTTCTCTGGGCCTATTGGTCGCGGCATCGCCATCTGCCGATCGTGTGCATTTGCTGGAGGACCTGATTTGGCGTATCTGTACCGAACAAACCTGGTGCCTGTCCGCCCATATACCCGAAGGAGAAGAAGCTGGCGCGAGAAAACATATTGATCTCTTCGCTGCAGAGACCGCACAAATGCTGGCAGAGATGATCATGATGCTGAATGATATGCTGGATAAGCGCATAATCCGGATGGTCAAGGCGGAGATCGAAGACAGGATATTTACTCCGTTGTACCGTGAGCAGCGGACTTACGGTTGGGAAGATGCGAATCATAACTGGTCAGCAGTATGCAGCGGTGGGTGCGGGGTTGCGGCTCTTCTTTTATTGGAAGATGAGCAGCTTAGAGCCATGGCTGTGCAGCACACTATTCGATCCATGAGTGCCTTTTTGAGTGGGTACGGGCTGGATGGGGGATGTGCTGAAGGTGTGGGCTACTGGGTTTATGGGTTCGGATTCTATACCTATTTTGCAGAGATGCTGAGATTGTGCAGTGCAGGTGAGCTGGATATGTTGTCTGAATCCATTACGGGAGCGATCGCTTCTTTCCCGGGAAATATTCATTTATCGGACGGGGTGTTTATCAACTATTCGGACAGTCGTGAGCGGGAGACGATTCCGTCTGGACTGCTTTCCCTTTTGTCCGAACGGCAGGACATTCGAATCAACTTGGGGCTTCATATCCCGCTTCTCTCTCAGGATCCTTGCCACAGGTGGGCTCATGCCTTGCGTAATGTACTCTGGACTAATCCAGCTAAGTTCGAGAGAGCGATTGAATCAGGCGATCCGGGAGCTCCCATCTACTTGGAGGATTTATCGTGGGTGATAGCCAGAGGGACACTGGCAGCTGGTGAGCACAAGGAAGTGAGGGTGGCCTTTTCGGTAAAAGGAGGTCATAACGCAGAGCCCCATAATCATAATGATCTGGGACATTTTATCCTTCATGGCGGCGGTGAAAACATTCTCTGTGACCCAGGTTCAGGCGAGTATACTCAAGCCTACTTCGCGCCTGGACGGGAACGCATTTGGCAAATTGGCTCTCAGGGGCATAGCGTTCCTGTCATTGAGGGGACTCATCAGCAATCCGGACGACAAGCCGAAGCGAAAATGCTACATATCAAGCACTTGTCTCCACTGGGGGTAGAGGCTGAATTCGACCTGACGTCAGCGTACCCGGAGGCTCCCACACTGACAAGATATATCAGGCATCTATGCTGGAACTGTCCACCTGGGGCTTCGGAAGCCGTGCTTCTCCTTGAAGATCATTATCAGTGGCGCCAACCTTCTGGTATTCAAAGAGGAGAGTACATGAATGAAAAAATGCGAGTCATTGAGCATTTTATCAGTCGAATTAGACCTGTCATGCACGAAGCAGGGGTACAGTGGGAAGGGAACAACGCTGTGGTGATCCTGCATTACGATGCTGAACTCTGGGATGCACAGATCGAAGTGATCGAGACGGTGGATCATGATCACCTGCCACAGAAGTTTTACCGCACGGCGTTATTCTTAAGGCGAACCCCCGATGAAAGCGGAAATTCTCGGGATCATACCTCTAAGGAGACACGGTGCAGACTAAAATTCACCATCCAGCCCAGGTAA
- a CDS encoding general stress protein, whose translation MAQNNQNGKMSREEAGRKGGEATSKNHDHEFYQEIGSKGGEATSKNHDKDFYQEIGSKGGEATSKSHDREFYQEIGREGGIARGNSDGNDDQDGKMSREEAGRKGGQARSRNRKN comes from the coding sequence ATGGCACAGAATAACCAAAACGGAAAAATGAGCCGTGAAGAAGCAGGACGTAAGGGTGGAGAAGCAACCTCCAAGAATCATGATCATGAGTTTTATCAAGAAATCGGCAGCAAGGGCGGAGAGGCAACTTCGAAGAACCATGACAAGGATTTCTATCAGGAGATTGGCAGTAAAGGTGGGGAAGCAACCTCAAAATCCCACGACCGTGAGTTCTATCAAGAGATTGGCCGGGAGGGCGGCATTGCCCGTGGCAACAGTGATGGAAACGACGATCAGGATGGCAAAATGAGCCGTGAAGAAGCAGGGCGTAAGGGCGGACAAGCCCGGTCGCGTAATCGGAAAAATTAA
- a CDS encoding SGNH/GDSL hydrolase family protein, whose protein sequence is MSTSPSVILFQGDSITDGGRSRNDDPNHFLGHGYAYLISSRLGAELAEKQPTFYNRGISGDRASDLYARWNEDTFSLKPDLISILIGVNDAWRTMNNEPSGVTDRLGRAYRHLLEETREVMPHTGLVLMEPFILKTGATVDKWDVWQQTIGEYQRLVRELADEFGAVFVPLQDMLNEATEKVDASYWLWDGVHPTAAGHELIARQWLSVVQESPLKIQ, encoded by the coding sequence ATGAGTACAAGTCCATCCGTAATATTGTTTCAGGGAGACTCCATTACAGACGGAGGAAGATCGCGGAACGATGATCCGAATCACTTTTTGGGACATGGCTACGCTTATTTGATCTCCAGCAGATTGGGTGCAGAGCTGGCTGAGAAGCAGCCAACCTTCTACAACAGGGGGATCAGTGGGGATCGCGCATCCGATCTGTATGCACGTTGGAATGAAGATACCTTTAGTCTGAAGCCTGATCTGATCAGCATTCTGATCGGTGTGAATGACGCCTGGCGTACGATGAATAATGAGCCCAGCGGGGTGACGGATCGTCTTGGACGAGCGTATCGGCATTTGCTGGAAGAGACTCGGGAAGTCATGCCGCATACGGGGCTCGTTTTGATGGAACCCTTCATTCTGAAAACCGGAGCTACGGTGGACAAATGGGATGTATGGCAGCAGACCATAGGTGAGTACCAACGCCTTGTCCGCGAGCTCGCGGATGAGTTCGGTGCTGTGTTTGTTCCATTGCAGGATATGCTTAATGAAGCCACTGAAAAGGTGGACGCATCCTACTGGTTGTGGGATGGCGTACATCCAACGGCAGCAGGTCATGAACTGATTGCACGTCAATGGTTGTCTGTCGTACAGGAAAGTCCGCTTAAAATTCAATAA